A window of Kyrpidia spormannii genomic DNA:
ACAGCAGAACGGTCGCCCCCAGTGCAAACCCTCCGAAAACAGCCCACGGCCCCATCATCCACCCCATGTCAGTGAACCAAAACAGGGTGTCCGTATCCCGCAAATCAAAGCAATGGGCCAAATCTTGCGCCGCTTTCAAGCAGAAGCCGACATGCGTGTGCACCGCTCCCTTCGGCTTGCCGGTCGTCCCAGAGGTGTAGATGATCATCAGGGGAGTTTCACTGTCCAGCACCTCCGTGGCGACCTCCGCCGAGACCTCTCTCAACAACCGGTCCGCCGCCAAAAGACGCGCGCGGCCGGGCTCCTCCCCTCTTCCCCCGTCCGCTTCCGGTCCCGCTCCAACCCGGGACACCACCACCACGTGGCGAAGGTGATCCAATCCCTCCACAGCCCGGGTGGCCTCGGACAACATGGCCACCACCTTGCCCCGCCGGTAAAAGCCGTCCGCCGTGATCAGAATCTTGGCCCCGCTGTCGGCCAGCCTCGACCGCACCGCCTCCGCCCCGTACCCGCTGAAAACGGGGGTGAAAATCGCGCCAACTTTGGCACAGGCAAGAAGAACCGCCGCCGTATCCGGCAGCATGGGAAGATAGACGCCCACCACATCCCCCTTGCCGACCCCCAGGCGATGGAACACCGCCGCCCAACGCCCTACGCGATCGGCCAGTTCCTCGTACGTCCATTGAAGCGAAGAACCGTCTTCCCCTTCCCAAATCAGGGCTTTTTCCCGATCCTTTTCCGTCCCCACGTGCCGGTCCACACAGGCAGCCGCCGCGTTGGTTTTCCCGCCAACAAACCATTTGGCCCAAGCGACCCCCCGGGACACGTCGAGCACTTGCCCATACGGTTCAAACCACGGCCATCGAAGATCGTCGGCCACCTCCTTCCAAAACCAAGCTGGATTCCGTGCCGCCCCTTCCCTCAATTCATTGAGGGACGACACCCCGACCCGCCGCATAAAGAACCAAAGCCGAGTTCTTTTTCGCTCCGCTTCTTCCGGCTTCCAAATAGCCGGGTCTTGGCGGCCTGTTCCGCGTCCATCCGACACTTTCCATCCCCCCATCGCGATGCGATTTGGCCCATGAGCCATCCGCCACAAAAAAGTTGGTGCAGCGCAATGGAACGAGGCCATTGCGCTGCACACCTTTGCTCACTTTTCTGTCGGCAGCGGTAGCTTCAACCACTCGCGATAGAACGCTTCGATGTCCGGCTCCCAGTTATGGATCACCGGATACCAAGGCGTGGGCGCTTCCACTTCCAGAAGCGTGCCGCAGCTGGGGCAGTAAAACTCCCGGAACACCTGCCAATTCGGGTCCGGCGCCATCAGCTTTGGATAGATTTCGCTCATCGCTTCCTCCGTGTCCCGGACGTAGATGAGCGCATGAAGCTTCCAGTTCTCTCGATAGTCGCAAAATTCATGGCCACAATCGCACTTGATGACCCACGCGCCGGTGTCTTTTTTCTCGACGACGTAAAGATGATATTGATAGGGGAGGAGGATGCGGTCCTCCCACGGCACCCGTTCCTGCAAGATCTCAAGATAGACCTGAAAGCGTTCAGGATCTTTGGGCTCCGAAAGCATGCGATGCTGCGTCTCCCAATCGATGGTCCCGTCGATCAATTCTTCAATTTTCTTTCGATCGTACCCCATCTGCGCCGACCTCCTCACCTAATCTGTACTTCCTTACTCTTCGACAAGCACAAGGCGCTTCACGTCGGGAAGCTGTTCTACGCTCATGCGATGTTTTGAGCCGAAGGTGGGAGTCTCAAGCTCCTCTTCGGTCAAGTTCCAATTCTCAGGAAGATCCCAGAATCGCTTGAATTCCGCCAAAAAATTGGGGCTAAGCTGGAAGCTCGTCGCGAACATGTGACGGACCTGCACCGAAGCTTCCTTGCGCAGGATGCGCTCCCGCTCTTCCTTCATCCACTCTTGCGTCGGCTTGGCCCGTGCGATGCGCTCCTTGCGGATCTCCTCCCGGCGCTTTTGGGTCGCCTCCCGATCCACATGCCAGTGGCCCTGCTCATCTTGATAGACGACCGCTCCATACACCTTTTCCGCATAGCGGGGGAGCAAGTAGCCGCCGTTGAGGTCCGCTTCGATCTTCGCGGGATCGCGCTCAATTGGGTCACCGAAGCCAGGACCGCCGCGCAAGTAGTTCTGGTAGAAATCGTAGTTCTCAAAGATCGTCTCTGTGGTCATGGTTTGCTTATCCCGCTTGATGGTGCGGGCCTTCATGACCTTCTCGTAATCGGGGTGATCGGGATCGGCGTCGGGCCCAAGCGGAAGCGGTAGTCCTTGCTCGATCCTTTCTTTCAGATCGGTACCGTGGGCTTCAAATCGATAACCGGTGGCCGCGGGATAGCCGCCCATCAAACCCCAATCGCTGACCATATACCCGTTCCCCATGAAGAACATGGTCCAGTCCTTGGCATTGTAAACCATGCGGAGAGTCTCGTAGCCGCACCCGCCGCGATACTTTCCATAACCGCCGGTGTTGGCCTTTACATTGCGCCCCAAGTAGATCAGCGGCTCCGCCAACTCCCAAATCTCCATGTCGCCCATGTCGCCTTCGGGGTTCCAGATCGCCGCCGCATGATCCAGACCGTCTTTCACAGCAGTAGCCCCCGTACCTTCGGAAGCCGCCTCAAAGCTGTTGACGGCGTGAATCTCGTCGTACTGGTTGAAACCGCCGCCTTGGAGCCAGTTGGACGTATTGGCGTTTCCGGCGTTGACCTCTTCGAGATAACCGCGCGCAAAGTAGGCCGTGCTAAGGCTCCTCCAGATGGCGCTCCACGCGGAGACCAGGAAGTGCCAGGAGTAAGAGTGGGCCGTTCGCCGGTCGTCCGGATTCTGCCACGTGCCCCGCGGCAGGCGAAATTGCGTCGCATAATAGGCGCCGTCATTGATGAGTTCCGTCGGGATCAAGGTTTGCGTCATCATGACCCAGATACCGCTGGTAAACGAAACCGGTTGAGCATTAAACGAATGCCAACCCCAACGGCTCGAACCGTCAAAATCGAGCTTCCATGTGCCGTCCGTCTTGATCGTGATTTCATGCGGCGCATGCATGATCGTGTCGACCTTCGCATAGGGCGGGACGTTAACGTCCGGATGGTCATAACCGACGTCGACAAACGCCACCGCCCGGTACTTACCCGGCACCGTCATCGACTTAATCCTCCGGATCAGGCTGCGGTGCCCGTCCTCCACGATCTCATAGGCAAACTTCATATAGTTTTCGACTCCGACTTCACGAATGAGATCGAGCACCAGATCGCGGATCATATGGCAGCCTGCAATGCGGGTGCGCTCATCGAGCAGC
This region includes:
- a CDS encoding AMP-binding protein codes for the protein MSDGRGTGRQDPAIWKPEEAERKRTRLWFFMRRVGVSSLNELREGAARNPAWFWKEVADDLRWPWFEPYGQVLDVSRGVAWAKWFVGGKTNAAAACVDRHVGTEKDREKALIWEGEDGSSLQWTYEELADRVGRWAAVFHRLGVGKGDVVGVYLPMLPDTAAVLLACAKVGAIFTPVFSGYGAEAVRSRLADSGAKILITADGFYRRGKVVAMLSEATRAVEGLDHLRHVVVVSRVGAGPEADGGRGEEPGRARLLAADRLLREVSAEVATEVLDSETPLMIIYTSGTTGKPKGAVHTHVGFCLKAAQDLAHCFDLRDTDTLFWFTDMGWMMGPWAVFGGFALGATVLLYDGAPDYPSPDRLWRLVERHRVTHLGLAPTVIRSLMTQGDHWVERVDLSSLRVLGSTGEPWNPDPYMWFFDKVGEKRCPIINYSGGTEISGGILGCFVGEPIAPCSFAGPIPGMHAAVLDEEGRPVERGQVGELCILGPWVGMTRGFWNDPERYEQTYWSRVPGIWFHGDWVRIDEHGYWYIEGRSDDTLKVAGKRIGPAEIESVLVAHPAVAEAAAIGVPHAVKGEGIVGLVRLAPGAAPSEELRTELRDWVAGFLGKALRPEEIRFVRDLPKTRSGKIVRRVIKAKLLGLNPGDLSSLENPEALEALTE
- a CDS encoding hydantoinase B/oxoprolinase family protein; its protein translation is MAKTRLGVNFSPLKLQGQTLKEHRDEVLRLTRETGHYAGLTNFELKESDPILYNKMFSRLRAGVVHARETAKRIAASPIVEQEGELCFTLYNPAGDSLMTSTGIIIHVGTMGAGIKYMIENGWEENPGIRPGDIFTNNDCMLGNVHPCDVHTIIPIFWEDRLVGWVGGVTHVIDTGALGPGSMTMGPVQRFGDGYQITCRKTGENDRPLRDWLHESQRSIRTTRYWLLDERTRIAGCHMIRDLVLDLIREVGVENYMKFAYEIVEDGHRSLIRRIKSMTVPGKYRAVAFVDVGYDHPDVNVPPYAKVDTIMHAPHEITIKTDGTWKLDFDGSSRWGWHSFNAQPVSFTSGIWVMMTQTLIPTELINDGAYYATQFRLPRGTWQNPDDRRTAHSYSWHFLVSAWSAIWRSLSTAYFARGYLEEVNAGNANTSNWLQGGGFNQYDEIHAVNSFEAASEGTGATAVKDGLDHAAAIWNPEGDMGDMEIWELAEPLIYLGRNVKANTGGYGKYRGGCGYETLRMVYNAKDWTMFFMGNGYMVSDWGLMGGYPAATGYRFEAHGTDLKERIEQGLPLPLGPDADPDHPDYEKVMKARTIKRDKQTMTTETIFENYDFYQNYLRGGPGFGDPIERDPAKIEADLNGGYLLPRYAEKVYGAVVYQDEQGHWHVDREATQKRREEIRKERIARAKPTQEWMKEERERILRKEASVQVRHMFATSFQLSPNFLAEFKRFWDLPENWNLTEEELETPTFGSKHRMSVEQLPDVKRLVLVEE
- a CDS encoding acetone carboxylase subunit gamma → MGYDRKKIEELIDGTIDWETQHRMLSEPKDPERFQVYLEILQERVPWEDRILLPYQYHLYVVEKKDTGAWVIKCDCGHEFCDYRENWKLHALIYVRDTEEAMSEIYPKLMAPDPNWQVFREFYCPSCGTLLEVEAPTPWYPVIHNWEPDIEAFYREWLKLPLPTEK